In Fragaria vesca subsp. vesca linkage group LG1, FraVesHawaii_1.0, whole genome shotgun sequence, the sequence CCAAAAATACATCTACCATTCTGTATTCATTTGTATCTATTTTGAGTTGTTTCTAGTGGATAATTTCTTTCTTCAGTGTTCCAATAAACTATACACAACAAGGCCAACAATACATTGAGCAAAAAAACAAAAGCAAAGTGACTTACGAGGTCCTCCCAGAAGCGGCCAGAGACAGCCTTCTTGAAGCGTATAATCCATTTACCACCATTGCAATTAGCAGAGTCCTCCCAAAGAGGGCGAATGCCTTCCTTGAAGAGATGCAAGTCAGTCGGGCTCGGCAGAGAGGAAGGACGGGCTAGGTGGCAATAACACACCCAGAAACCCTCAACCTATAAATTTACAAAACAAATCAACCAAGATATCAGTTACACATTTACACAAATGAATCGAGATAAAAAAAAATCAGATAAAAAAAATCAGATCAAGATCGGTTACAGTGCTGAAGTCCACAATCTTCTTGATGTTGTCTTCATATGAAGTCTGGCTTCGAACTCCAGGTGTGCGACGAGTGTACCAGAACACGAATTTGTTCTAATTCAAACAAAGACACAACCAATCAATCAGGACACCAAGAAAAAGTGAGAAAAATAAAATAGGAGGAGAAGCGGAGACCTTAAGGGGATGGAGTCCAGCTCTGAGCTCGCGTTCGTCATCGGCAGAAGAAGCACTAGTAGAATCTATGAGAGCTCTCGCGTAGCTGTTATGGTTCTCGCTCTGCGTCTTCTCTGCTCCCAAATCCATCCTCTTTCTCTCTCTACCCTAAAGCCCTAACCCTCCTCGTCCCTGCTACCCAATCTCTCTTTATAACTCCACAACTTCTTTCTTTCTTTTTTTCTTCTGCCCCCAAAAACTGGTGGCAAACGGGCCGCAATAAATTGGGGTTCGGCCCGGTCCAAATCGGCTCATTTCTTAACAGGATCGGGCACAAGTAGTTTCATATGCTCAAACATCACGTGGCCGGACTTGAGATTTCAAGATTTAAAGCTAATTTTAAAAATGGTACCCTTTAATAGTCTTAAAAAAAATATAAAAAAAGACGAGAAATTTTGAAAAATGACCTCTTTTAAGTACTCAAAATGATTTTTAACCAAGTTTTCTCAAACTAATAAAAATTGACCATCTTAAACGATGAATAGTCATAATTGTCTTTGTCATCATTCTTCTTTGCAATTGCTTTACTGTATAATTCTTCTACCAAAACTCTTTAATTATATTCTTATTCGATCCTTTCAATTCACCAACGAAGACTCCTCTTTTTATTATTTTTTTCATATTTTTATTTCAAGTGTTTGATACAACAGAAGATACACTCCTCTTCTCCTTTCATGTAGCTCATGATCATGTTTCTTTATCTCATACGACTCATCTTCTTTTTCAAATATTGTATTTTATTGTTGATAACAAGTTGAGAAACATGACTCTATTTGAGAAATATGGCATAAGAAGAACAAATCTGTTGTTGAATTCATGAGTAGATCGAGCTAGTTACTTTCAGAGTCATCAACACCATAATGAAACGGAGAGGCCAATATTACGTTCGGATTGCAACCCTCATAGAGATCTCATCTCTTTTGCGTTGTTAGATAGTTGTGCAAGTACCAAGAGATCTCTTTTTATCAAACTATCGTAAACAAAATAGGGCTTACGGAAGTTAAAGATCAAACCTATTTTCACATAAGATCCATAATATTGGTCAAGAATTTCGACAAAATAATGAAAAATAATCTCAAGACCCTCAAGTTCGTTATGGCCTTGATGGATACTTATAGAGAAATAAAACTAGAGTATTAGGGCATATTTTTATAAACAACTTGTATTCTCTTTACCCTGCAAAATTGAAGACTTGGGTCCTCATGCAAAGATTATTCCATTGAGCTAGCATAGTACTCTAGTTCTTTCATTTCGATGAGTTTCTCTTCAATTAGTGTTTGGATTCAAGAGTAATGGCTGCAAGTCTTGGATTCATATTTGCAGAAGAAAGAGGGGCTGCATATTCCTGCATTCGTGAGAATTGAGATTGACAGTAATAATATCCTTTTGTTTAGAAGGTAAATACGATTTTCTTTAAATGAGGTTGATGAATGGGCACTTTAGACATTTGCTTCATTCATGTGGTCATTTTTCATCTATTTAACAAGACAAGGTTAAAAATCAATTTGGAGGCCTAAAGTTGGTTATTTATAAAAATTTCACAAAAAAGACCGCCAACTACTCCACTCTACACAGCCCTATTAGTCATTTCATTTTATATTATTATTATTATTATTATTATTATTCTATTTTCAAAATGCAAAATGCATGTACATAGTTCTTTGGAAAATGCTCATTTACACAAAAACATAAAAATCAAACTCCAATCCAAAGAAAAAAGAGTCAAAAGCCTATTCCAATAAATCTTAACGAAAAGTCATATATACCCCTATTCTTTTTCAATATAATCTCTGCTCCGACTAAAATGTCATATCTAATCTCTCTCTCTCTCTCTCATCCTTGCCGGAGTCAAGCCCGTTTCAAGTCTGGACGATGAGCTCGTGAACCGATTGTCAACCACGACATCGTTTTGCTTGTTGTTCCCATACTGTCGTTCGTCGTCGATCCACGTCCATGTCGTTCTTCGTCTATCCTCATCTCCGCCGAGTCTGTCATCGTCGGTCCTCGTCTCCGCACTGAGTCTGTCGTCGTCAAGACCTCCCACCGGACGTCGTCGTCTGAGTATAGGGAAATAAATCTCCCTCTGATCTTCTCTCTCAGTTTTTAAGGTATTAATTAAGTTTTTTTACCATTAAAAAGTGAAAATATAGAAGTCCAATCTCTGGATTGTTGTAGTTGTCAAACTAGATGGACATAGTTCAGGTGGACATTGACATGATTGTGCTTCGATCTGTGATGGTACTTCGATCTGTGATGGTGCTTCAAATCTGGTTCACTGCATTGTATACATTATTTGGGGATGTTGTGGTGATATTTCATCTTTATTGCCTTCTATTTAAGATTTTATTGACCTCAGTCGTAATTTATTGCCCCCAGTAGAAGTTTACTACCCCCCAGTAAAATCTCAGTAGAAGTTTACTGCCCCCAGTAAAACATTTTTCATCATTACTGCCCCCTAATAAAATTTTATTGACCTCAGTAGAAGTTGTTTGCCTCCTAGTAGAAGTTTACTACCCCCAATAAAATCTCAGTACAAGTTTACTGCTCCCTCAGTAGAAGTTTTAACCTCCAGTAAAACATTTTTCATCATTACTGCCCCCCAATAAAGTTTTATTGACCTCAGTAGAAGTTTATTTCCCCCCAGTAAAACATTTTTCATCATTACTGCCTTTTAATTAAACTTTAGCGATGGTGCGGTATACTTCTGGCAAGGTCTGGTGACATTTTTAAATAAATCCGTCGAGATTTTCGACAACCGGTGAGATTCCGGTGACATTTAAA encodes:
- the LOC101312967 gene encoding eukaryotic translation initiation factor NCBP-like → MDLGAEKTQSENHNSYARALIDSTSASSADDERELRAGLHPLKNKFVFWYTRRTPGVRSQTSYEDNIKKIVDFSTVEGFWVCYCHLARPSSLPSPTDLHLFKEGIRPLWEDSANCNGGKWIIRFKKAVSGRFWEDLVLALVGDQLDYGENICGAVLSIRFNEDIVSIWNRNASDHQAVMALRDAIKRNLKLPHSYVMEYKPHDASLRDNSSYRNTWLRG